The following are encoded in a window of Castanea sativa cultivar Marrone di Chiusa Pesio chromosome 9, ASM4071231v1 genomic DNA:
- the LOC142609553 gene encoding cytochrome P450 81Q32-like has translation MEAILLYLSLTLLSFLVAFKLILKTRTTRPKHLPPSPPSLPIIGHLHIIKKPFHRTFHTLSQKYGQIFSLKFGSQLVVIVSSPSTVEECFTKNDIVLANRPLFLLGKHVAYNNTTLVQSPYGDHWRNLRRISTLEIFSNNRLNKFLGIRRDEINHLLRNLSRNSCHSFAKVELQSMLLEMTFNNIMRMVAGKRYYRYGEDVKDEEEARQFRRIIKELTRFGGASNPTEFVPILRWMDYGGLEKKLKSLSKRTDEFLQALIDEKRLKEEEGNTMIDHMLSLQKSQPEYYTDQIIKGLILVLLLAGTDTSAVTLEWAMTNLLNHPNILKKARDEINSQIGEEKLIEESDVSKLHYLQSIISETLRLYPAAPLLVPHMSSTDCTIGGYDVPSGTMLLVNAWAIHRDPRVWDDATSFKPERFENGESEGHKLMPFGIGRRTCPGAGLAQRTVSLTLGSLIQCFEWERVTTEEVDINEGSGLTMPKATPLEAMCKARPIMHKLLSMSTDNI, from the exons ATGGAAGCCATCTTACTATATTTGTCTCTTACACTTCTCAGCTTTCTTGTTGCTTTCAAGCTCATTCTCAAAACAAGAACTACTCGACCAAAACACCTCCCACCTAGCCCACCTTCTCTTCCAATTATAGGTCATCTCCATATCATTAAAAAACCATTCCACCGTACTTTCCATACCCTCTCACAAAAATATGGTCAAATATTCTCACTCAAATTTGGTTCACAACTTGTGGTCATTGTTTCATCCCCATCAACAGTTGAAGAGTGCTTCACAAAGAATGACATAGTATTAGCCAACCGTCCTCTCTTCCTATTAGGCAAGCACGTTGCCTACAACAACACCACCTTAGTACAATCCCCATATGGAGATCACTGGCGCAACCTCCGCCGCATTAGTACCCTTGAAATCTTCTCAAACAATCGCCTCAACAAATTCTTAGGCATCCGAAGGGATGAGATCAACCACTTGCTACGAAACCTGTCCCGCAACTCTTGCCACAGTTTTGCCAAGGTAGAGCTACAATCAATGCTCTTGGAGATGACATTTAACAACATAATGAGAATGGTGGCAGGGAAACGGTACTACAGGTACGGTGAAGATGTGAAGGACGAGGAAGAAGCGAGACAGTTTAGGCGGATAATTAAAGAGTTAACAAGGTTCGGAGGGGCATCAAATCCAACAGAGTTTGTGCCCATCTTGCGGTGGATGGATTATGGAGGTTTGgagaagaagttgaagagtctCTCCAAGAGGACGGATGAGTTCTTGCAAGCACTCATTGATGAGAAACGGCTTAAGGAGGAAGAGGGTAACACTATGATTGACCATATGCTTTCTTTGCAAAAATCACAGCCAGAGTACTACACAGACCAAATCATCAAGGGGCTTATATTG GTATTGTTACTTGCTGGGACTGACACATCAGCAGTTACATTAGAGTGGGCAATGACTAATCTGCTTAATCATCCTAATATATTGAAGAAAGCTAGAGATGAGATAAATAGTCAAATTGGAGAAGAGAAATTGATTGAGGAATCAGATGTTTCCAAATTACACTACCTTCAGAGTATTATCTCAGAAACCCTTCGATTGTATCCAGCAGCACCATTGTTAGTACCCCATATGTCCTCCACTGATTGCACCATTGGAGGATATGATGTACCAAGTGGCACAATGTTATTGGTCAATGCATGGGCCATACATAGAGATCCTAGGGTGTGGGATGATGCAACTAGTTTTAAGCCAGAGAGGTTTGAAAATGGTGAAAGTGAAGGACATAAGCTAATGCCATTTGGGATTGGGAGGAGGACTTGTCCTGGGGCTGGCCTCGCCCAACGTACTGTGAGCCTGACTTTAGGTTCGTTGATTCAATGTTTTGAGTGGGAAAGGGTTACCACAGAAGAAGTTGACATAAATGAAGGTAGTGGGCTCACTATGCCTAAAGCCACGCCATTGGAGGCCATGTGTAAAGCACGCCCAATCATGCATAAGCTTCTTTCTATGTCAACAGATAATATTTGA
- the LOC142610989 gene encoding cytochrome P450 81D11-like encodes MDYGGLEKKLRSLSKRIDEFLQALIDEKRLKEEEGNTMIDHMLSLQKSQPEYYTDQIIKGLILVLLLAGTDTSAVTLEWTMTNLLNRPNILKKGRDEINSQIGEEKLIEESDVSKLHYLQSIISKTLRLYPAAPLLVPHMSSANCTIGGYDVPSGTMLLVNAWAIHRDPRVWDDATSFKLGRFENGEREGHKLMPFGIGRRTCPGAGLAQRTVSLTLGSLIQCFEWERVTTEEVDIDEGSGLTMPKATPLEAMCKARPIMNKLLSMSIDNI; translated from the exons ATGGATTATGGAGGTTTGGAGAAGAAGTTGAGGAGTCTCTCCAAGAGGATAGATGAGTTCTTGCAAGCACTTATTGACGAGAAAAGGCTTAAGGAGGAAGAGGGTAACACTATGATTGACCATATGCTTTCTTTGCAAAAATCACAACCAGAGTACTACACAGACCAAATCATCAAGGGGCTTATATTG GTATTGTTACTTGCTGGGACTGACACATCAGCAGTTACATTAGAATGGACAATGACTAATCTGCTTAATCGTCCTAATATATTGAAGAAAGGTAGAGATGAGATAAATAGTCAAATTGGAGAAGAGAAATTGATTGAGGAATCAGATGTTTCCAAATTACACTACCTTCAGAGTATTATCTCAAAAACCCTTCGATTGTATCCAGCAGCACCATTGTTAGTACCCCATATGTCCTCCGCTAATTGCACCATTGGAGGATATGATGTACCGAGTGGCACAATGTTATTGGTCAATGCATGGGCCATACATAGAGATCCTAGGGTGTGGGATGATGCAACTAGTTTTAAGCTAGGGAGGTTTGAAAATGGTGAAAGGGAAGGACATAAGCTAATGCCATTTGGGATTGGGAGGAGGACTTGTCCTGGGGCAGGCCTCGCCCAACGTACTGTGAGCCTGACTTTGGGTTCGTTGATTCAATGTTTTGAGTGGGAAAGGGTTACCACAGAAGAAGTTGACATAGATGAAGGTAGTGGGCTCACTATGCCTAAAGCCACGCCATTGGAGGCCATGTGTAAAGCACGCCCAATCATGAATAAGCTTCTTTCTATGTCAATAGataatatttga
- the LOC142609077 gene encoding cytochrome P450 81E8-like: protein MEAILLYLFLTLLSFLVAFKLIFKTRTTRPKHLPPSPSSLPIIGHLHIIKKPFHRIFHALSQKYGQIFSLKFGSQLVVIVSSPSAVEECFTRNDIVLANRPPFLLGKHVAYNNTTLVQSPYGDHWRNLRRISTLEIFSNNRLNKFLGIQRDEIKHLLRNLSHNSCHSFAKVELQPMLLEMTFNNIMRMLAGKRY, encoded by the coding sequence atggaaGCCATCCTACTATATTTGTTTCTCACACTTCTCAGCTTTCTTGTTGCTTTCAAGCTCATCTTCAAAACAAGAACTACTCGACCAAAACACCTCCCACCTAGCCCATCTTCTCTTCCAATTATAGGTCATCTCCATATCATTAAAAAACCATTCCACCGCATTTTCCATGCCCTCTCACAAAAATATGGTCAAATATTCTCACTCAAATTTGGTTCACAACTTGTGGTCATTGTTTCATCCCCATCAGCAGTTGAAGAGTGCTTTACAAGGAATGACATAGTATTAGCCAACCGTCCTCCTTTCCTATTAGGCAAGCATGTTGCCTACAACAACACCACCTTAGTACAATCCCCATATGGAGATCACTGGCGCAACCTCCGCCGCATTAGTACCCTCGAAATCTTCTCAAACAATCGCCTCAACAAGTTCTTAGGCATCCAAAGGGACGAGATCAAGCACTTGCTACGAAACCTGTCCCACAACTCTTGCCACAGCTTCGCCAAGGTGGAGCTACAGCCAATGCTCTTGGAGATGACATTTAACAACATAATGAGAATGCTGGCAGGGAAACGATACTAA